In Candidatus Gastranaerophilales bacterium, a single genomic region encodes these proteins:
- a CDS encoding thiamine pyrophosphate-binding protein codes for MITLTDYLMKRLDRLGIKDIFGLPGDFNFNILYSVEDNKNLQWINCTNELNAAYAADGYARVNGFGAVVTTYGVGELSAINGIAGSFAENIPVIKIAGIPSTKAIYSNALIHHNINAPDYHAFERAYKNVVETTAFLTKDNAKAEIDRIIEVMVKTRRPVYVAIPVDVCKIMVDDNIPEIEIKSCESNLNLALTSIKKVINKAESPVFVLDLLVKRFNLSKEMEDLINSSGIPFSNYIMGKGSVDETNPLFIGTNLGSVGSKITRNFIDKSDCLISVGALLSDLNTAGYLAMPREGFKIDIQADYVVVEGKKFENVLIKDVICELKSLIEKKNIQIPLTKQVDKDFSDRVLKVDDIFPVIEKYLRPKDTVCVETGILGNNSGLLKLPSDVSFHTQTLWGSIGWATPALFGAAVADRSRRPILITGEGSHQLTIQEVSNFFDNNIKPIILLLNNSGYTIERVLSKDPLDGFNNIKNWNYKKLIDGFSGGKEYFYASVRTQNELNLALEKASNESSERLCYIEMFTDMLDAPKEVYVMINNIKEYNSKL; via the coding sequence ATGATTACACTAACTGATTACTTAATGAAAAGGCTCGACAGGCTTGGTATTAAGGATATCTTTGGCTTGCCCGGAGATTTTAACTTTAATATTTTGTACTCGGTCGAGGATAATAAAAATTTGCAATGGATTAATTGCACAAATGAACTGAATGCTGCCTATGCTGCTGACGGTTACGCAAGAGTCAACGGATTTGGGGCTGTTGTTACTACCTATGGCGTTGGAGAATTGAGTGCTATAAACGGTATTGCAGGGTCTTTTGCGGAAAATATTCCCGTAATAAAGATAGCAGGTATTCCCTCAACTAAAGCCATATATTCAAATGCTTTAATTCACCATAATATTAACGCTCCTGATTATCATGCGTTTGAAAGAGCGTATAAAAATGTTGTCGAAACTACGGCTTTTTTAACCAAGGATAACGCAAAAGCTGAAATAGACAGAATAATAGAAGTTATGGTGAAAACAAGACGTCCCGTGTATGTGGCAATCCCTGTTGACGTTTGTAAAATTATGGTCGACGACAATATTCCTGAAATAGAAATTAAGTCTTGTGAATCAAATTTGAATTTGGCGTTAACTTCAATAAAAAAAGTTATTAATAAGGCTGAAAGTCCTGTATTTGTACTCGATTTGCTTGTCAAAAGATTTAATTTGTCAAAAGAAATGGAAGATTTGATAAATTCTTCAGGAATTCCTTTTTCAAATTATATTATGGGCAAAGGCTCTGTCGATGAAACAAATCCACTTTTTATAGGAACAAACTTGGGCTCTGTAGGTTCTAAAATAACTCGAAATTTTATTGATAAATCTGATTGTTTGATTTCTGTTGGTGCTTTGCTTTCAGATTTGAACACAGCAGGCTATCTGGCTATGCCAAGAGAAGGTTTCAAAATTGATATTCAGGCTGATTATGTCGTTGTCGAAGGTAAGAAATTTGAAAATGTTTTGATAAAAGATGTGATTTGCGAGTTGAAATCTTTAATTGAGAAAAAAAATATTCAAATACCTTTAACTAAACAAGTTGATAAAGATTTTTCAGATAGAGTTTTAAAGGTTGATGATATATTTCCCGTAATTGAAAAATATTTAAGACCAAAAGATACAGTATGCGTGGAAACAGGTATTTTGGGAAATAATTCAGGTTTATTGAAATTACCTTCTGATGTTTCATTCCATACCCAAACCTTATGGGGTTCAATAGGTTGGGCAACTCCTGCTTTATTTGGTGCAGCTGTAGCCGATAGGTCAAGACGCCCGATTCTTATCACAGGAGAAGGCTCACATCAATTAACAATTCAAGAGGTTTCAAATTTCTTTGATAACAATATTAAGCCTATTATTTTGTTATTAAATAACTCAGGCTACACAATAGAAAGGGTTTTATCAAAAGATCCCTTAGATGGTTTTAATAATATTAAAAACTGGAATTATAAAAAACTAATAGATGGATTTTCAGGTGGAAAAGAGTATTTTTATGCTTCTGTCAGGACTCAAAATGAGTTGAATCTTGCACTTGAAAAGGCAAGCAATGAATCATCTGAAAGGTTGTGCTATATAGAGATGTTCACTGATATGCTTGACGCTCCAAAAGAAGTCTATGTGATGATTAACAACATAAAAGAATATAATTCAAAATTATAA
- the glnA gene encoding type I glutamate--ammonia ligase, protein MAKKKFTREEIKNIIKEKHVEFIRLQFCDLHGHVKNMAVPASQIDKVLDNECMLDGSSIKGFRSIETSDMYFYPDIDTFTILPWREDKSEEINVARFICDIHNSDGTPFEGCPRANLKRVLKKAADMGVVMNVGPEAEFFLFKKDENGLPTTIPNDKAGYYDVAPVDKAEGIRRQMVRVLNQMGFEIEASHHEVAVGQHEIDFKYEDALTAADNIVTFRYAVKAVASQFGLHATFMPKPIFGINGSGMHCNISLFKDGKNAFYDPDRAYQLSEEALYTIGGMLEHVKAFTAVTNPLVNSYKRLVQGYEAPVYLAWSLANRSALIRVPAKRGNATRVELRSPDPSCNPYLALAVMLEAILDGIENQIKPPLPVENNIYKMDDKERKRAKIESLPGSLNEALDLMKKSSVVKSALGEHIFNEFINSKRREWENFRIYVSPYEIETYLEKF, encoded by the coding sequence ATGGCAAAGAAAAAGTTTACACGAGAAGAAATTAAAAACATTATCAAAGAAAAACATGTCGAGTTTATCAGATTGCAATTTTGTGATTTGCACGGCCACGTTAAAAACATGGCTGTTCCTGCAAGCCAAATCGACAAAGTTTTGGATAACGAATGTATGTTAGATGGTTCTTCTATCAAAGGATTTAGAAGTATTGAAACATCTGATATGTATTTTTATCCTGATATCGACACTTTTACAATCCTTCCTTGGAGAGAAGATAAAAGCGAAGAAATCAATGTTGCAAGATTTATTTGTGATATTCACAACTCTGACGGAACTCCTTTTGAAGGTTGCCCGCGTGCTAATTTAAAAAGAGTATTGAAAAAAGCGGCTGATATGGGCGTTGTTATGAATGTTGGTCCTGAAGCTGAATTTTTCCTATTTAAAAAAGATGAAAATGGGCTTCCGACAACAATTCCAAACGATAAAGCAGGCTATTATGATGTTGCTCCTGTCGATAAAGCAGAAGGCATAAGACGTCAAATGGTTCGTGTTTTAAATCAAATGGGATTTGAAATTGAAGCCAGCCACCACGAAGTTGCTGTTGGTCAACATGAAATCGATTTTAAATATGAAGATGCTTTGACTGCGGCAGATAACATTGTTACGTTTCGCTATGCCGTAAAAGCTGTTGCTTCTCAATTCGGGTTGCACGCAACTTTTATGCCAAAACCTATTTTTGGTATTAATGGTTCAGGTATGCACTGCAATATTTCATTATTTAAAGATGGAAAAAATGCTTTCTATGACCCTGATAGAGCTTATCAATTAAGCGAAGAAGCACTTTACACAATTGGCGGTATGTTAGAACACGTAAAAGCATTTACTGCTGTTACAAATCCTCTTGTAAATAGTTACAAACGTTTGGTTCAGGGCTATGAAGCTCCGGTTTATTTGGCTTGGTCATTGGCAAACCGCTCAGCGTTAATAAGAGTTCCTGCAAAGAGAGGAAACGCAACCAGAGTGGAACTTCGTTCCCCGGATCCTTCTTGTAATCCATATTTGGCTCTTGCCGTTATGTTGGAAGCAATCTTAGATGGTATTGAAAATCAAATTAAGCCACCATTGCCGGTTGAAAACAATATCTACAAAATGGATGACAAAGAACGTAAACGTGCGAAAATCGAATCTTTACCGGGTAGCTTGAATGAAGCTCTTGACTTAATGAAGAAAAGTTCTGTTGTGAAATCAGCATTGGGTGAACATATCTTCAATGAATTCATTAATTCAAAACGCAGAGAATGGGAGAACTTTAGAATTTATGTTTCTCCTTATGAAATAGAAACTTACTTAGAAAAATTCTAA
- a CDS encoding radical SAM protein: protein MQNINNTIRKYIQIDKSFLFDSSRYLYGLLSYLNKNGTAILPFRYSFELTYRCNLRCPYCYIGDDRNKNELSTQEWFNIIDQVPRYAFISLIGGEPLLREDFIPILQKCSKRTLNKVNIVSNGSLLTDEIINELIKQKLLMFSVSLDGYGATHDLNRGSTGLFEKVTSNIEKLNNAKKNKKDKPYTDIKTVILENNLNELPKLYKLSNELNSEYFSLSFKRNNMMKQNSNLYETFNKDFYETEYPIELYFDMENFKEIYKELESQAKSYKTKLRWAPKFHPTGDLKKIEKFFSSNASPKDLYHRCLTPYSNININPEGDIYPCLSLKIGNVKENKIKDIINMPKFKCFRKNLKASKLFPACQMCCEIVPKIK from the coding sequence ATGCAAAATATCAACAATACAATAAGAAAATATATACAAATAGATAAATCTTTTTTATTTGACTCCAGTAGATATTTATATGGGCTGCTTTCATATTTAAATAAAAACGGAACTGCAATTTTGCCATTTAGATATTCGTTTGAATTAACATATAGATGTAACCTAAGATGTCCTTATTGCTATATAGGTGATGATAGAAATAAAAACGAACTATCTACTCAAGAATGGTTTAATATTATTGACCAAGTGCCTCGCTATGCTTTTATTTCACTAATTGGTGGAGAACCCCTATTAAGAGAGGATTTTATTCCTATTTTACAAAAATGCTCTAAAAGAACTCTCAATAAAGTTAATATCGTATCTAACGGCAGTCTACTGACTGATGAGATAATAAATGAATTAATTAAACAAAAACTCCTTATGTTTTCGGTTTCACTCGATGGCTATGGAGCAACTCACGATTTAAATAGAGGGTCTACAGGTCTTTTCGAAAAAGTAACATCAAATATTGAAAAACTTAATAACGCTAAAAAAAATAAAAAAGATAAACCTTATACCGATATAAAAACTGTTATATTAGAAAATAATTTGAATGAATTGCCAAAGTTATACAAACTCTCTAATGAATTAAACTCTGAATATTTTTCTTTATCTTTTAAAAGAAATAATATGATGAAACAAAATTCAAATCTATATGAAACATTTAACAAAGATTTTTACGAAACAGAATATCCTATTGAATTATATTTCGACATGGAAAATTTTAAAGAAATATACAAAGAACTCGAAAGCCAAGCAAAAAGTTACAAAACAAAACTCCGCTGGGCACCTAAATTCCACCCTACTGGCGACTTAAAAAAAATTGAAAAATTTTTCTCATCAAATGCAAGTCCAAAAGACCTGTATCATCGATGCCTCACACCATACTCTAATATAAATATAAACCCCGAAGGGGATATTTACCCTTGCCTATCCTTAAAAATAGGAAATGTAAAAGAAAATAAAATAAAAGATATTATTAATATGCCAAAATTTAAATGTTTTAGAAAAAATTTAAAAGCCTCAAAACTTTTCCCAGCCTGCCAAATGTGCTGCGAAATCGTTCCAAAAATAAAATAG